One window of the Nocardia huaxiensis genome contains the following:
- a CDS encoding MinD/ParA family ATP-binding protein translates to MVDIDDLIRRVTESTTPPPEPAPATPSGSPTDPVPLRGGQGRLVRAALPSVLVLGGSGSSGASTTALGLAAAAAVDSDGEVWPVAVDATLGGGDLALRGCDIAPPAGTVQSWLTTPYPELASTVGACAGQTSTGVRVLPRAPEALPRRETLLSIARNLETAGLLAVFDAGAPVTSRLAAPLLADPRVGLVITVAARPDAINRLQPALQWLDENFTEFVVGDAVIVVTEQVPGSAAGVIGHVRTHLGSWVREVVRIPFDVHLASGSVIAWHRLATETRDAYLAVLGALR, encoded by the coding sequence ATGGTGGATATCGACGATCTCATCCGCCGCGTCACCGAATCCACCACGCCGCCACCGGAACCCGCGCCCGCCACCCCCAGCGGGTCGCCGACCGATCCGGTGCCGCTGCGCGGCGGACAGGGACGCCTGGTGCGGGCCGCGCTGCCGTCGGTGCTGGTGCTCGGCGGCTCCGGATCATCGGGGGCGTCGACCACCGCGCTCGGGCTCGCGGCCGCGGCCGCCGTCGACAGCGACGGGGAAGTGTGGCCGGTGGCGGTGGACGCCACCCTCGGCGGCGGGGACCTCGCGCTGCGCGGCTGCGATATCGCGCCACCGGCGGGGACCGTCCAGAGTTGGCTCACCACACCGTATCCCGAACTCGCCTCCACGGTCGGGGCGTGCGCGGGGCAGACCAGCACCGGGGTGCGGGTGCTGCCGCGCGCGCCGGAAGCGCTGCCGCGCAGGGAAACCCTGCTGTCCATCGCACGGAATCTCGAAACCGCGGGATTGCTGGCGGTTTTCGACGCGGGGGCCCCGGTAACCAGCCGGCTGGCGGCACCGCTGCTCGCCGACCCGCGCGTGGGGCTGGTGATCACCGTCGCGGCGCGGCCGGACGCGATCAACCGATTACAACCGGCCTTGCAATGGTTGGACGAGAACTTCACCGAATTCGTGGTCGGGGACGCGGTGATCGTGGTGACCGAACAGGTGCCGGGGAGCGCGGCGGGCGTGATCGGGCATGTGCGAACACATTTGGGATCGTGGGTGCGGGAAGTCGTGCGGATTCCGTTCGACGTGCATCTGGCGAGCGGCAGCGTGATCGCGTGGCATCGGCTCGCCACCGAGACGCGGGACGCGTACCTCGCTGTACTAGGGGCGCTGCGATGA
- a CDS encoding cutinase family protein, with protein MARKTLSTAWIRHSLLSITVCVITVAGFGAAAAETTDVAVPIEKCPALFALGIQGTGESSPDAEVTTDTGMLSAVFRPMMAGADGLVDRAYVPYEASFGGATSDNTTPYAQSVTNGLARLKSMAKQVAERCSSTRIAVAGYSQGAHVASLFAQEVGQGKGVVSADRIAGVALFGDPTRNAGESLFPGTSGQTSPDAAPGTSGTAVKALDAPPANTESATGGGIGSDGKTANFGNLAGRVANFCTTGDLACDAPTGAPIVTTVANIAGQVELSGGDPIASLKSIAEALAFTSIETFTDVVNNDIQGDSLADISYEPKKSISERLAEASSPLTTPDWSGALQALLKVGTIALNSVITVVKNVLTATNIAEIATAGLANPIAGLAVLGTKVVSAVTQLVLPTTISKLTTQAFNAVTDNITDNKDLLDVTTWVRYWNTSQKHDYSNNQGAEFGETPAQYVGKWFAALAQDLSGGAAVGATPSGGSDRTSAGFEFGASSSVSVTTSPGGQFPLGGGVSGTSPVTTTGATVTTSGMPLIDTSGGSTTTSGGTTTGGGGAGNPVIIPTSEPQANR; from the coding sequence GTGGCCCGAAAAACGCTGTCCACGGCATGGATTCGACACTCACTGCTGAGCATCACCGTCTGCGTGATCACGGTGGCGGGCTTCGGCGCGGCCGCCGCGGAGACCACCGACGTGGCGGTACCCATCGAGAAATGCCCGGCGCTGTTCGCGCTCGGCATCCAGGGCACCGGGGAATCCTCCCCGGACGCCGAGGTGACCACCGACACCGGCATGCTGTCGGCGGTGTTCCGGCCCATGATGGCCGGGGCCGACGGACTCGTCGACCGGGCCTACGTGCCGTACGAAGCCTCGTTCGGCGGGGCCACCTCGGACAACACCACGCCCTATGCGCAATCGGTGACCAATGGGCTCGCGCGGTTGAAATCCATGGCGAAACAGGTGGCCGAGCGGTGCAGCAGCACCCGGATCGCCGTCGCCGGGTATTCGCAAGGGGCGCATGTGGCTTCGCTGTTCGCGCAGGAGGTCGGACAGGGCAAGGGGGTGGTGTCGGCCGACCGGATCGCCGGGGTCGCACTGTTCGGGGATCCGACACGCAATGCGGGGGAATCGCTGTTCCCCGGGACGTCGGGCCAGACCTCACCCGATGCCGCACCCGGCACCTCCGGGACGGCGGTGAAGGCGCTGGACGCGCCGCCCGCCAATACCGAATCGGCGACCGGCGGCGGTATCGGATCCGATGGGAAGACAGCCAATTTCGGTAATCTCGCGGGGCGGGTGGCGAATTTCTGCACGACCGGGGATCTCGCCTGCGATGCGCCCACCGGAGCGCCGATCGTCACCACTGTCGCCAATATCGCGGGGCAGGTGGAACTTTCGGGCGGGGATCCGATCGCCTCGCTGAAATCCATTGCCGAGGCGCTGGCGTTCACGTCGATCGAGACGTTCACCGATGTGGTGAACAATGATATTCAAGGCGATTCGCTGGCCGATATCTCCTATGAGCCGAAGAAATCGATCTCGGAGCGGCTGGCCGAGGCGTCCTCGCCGCTGACCACGCCCGACTGGTCGGGGGCGCTCCAGGCGCTGCTGAAAGTCGGGACCATCGCGTTGAATTCGGTGATCACCGTGGTGAAGAACGTGCTCACCGCCACCAATATCGCCGAGATCGCCACGGCGGGGCTGGCCAATCCCATTGCGGGACTGGCGGTCCTGGGGACCAAGGTGGTCAGTGCGGTCACGCAATTGGTGCTGCCCACCACCATCAGCAAGTTGACGACGCAGGCGTTCAATGCCGTCACCGACAACATCACCGACAATAAGGATCTGCTCGATGTGACCACGTGGGTGCGGTATTGGAACACCTCGCAGAAGCATGATTACTCGAACAATCAGGGGGCCGAATTCGGGGAGACGCCGGCGCAATACGTGGGGAAATGGTTCGCGGCGCTGGCGCAGGATCTGTCCGGGGGTGCGGCGGTGGGGGCCACGCCCAGCGGCGGAAGTGACCGGACCAGTGCGGGATTCGAGTTCGGGGCGAGCAGTTCGGTGAGCGTGACCACCTCGCCCGGCGGGCAGTTCCCGCTCGGCGGAGGCGTTTCCGGGACCAGTCCGGTGACCACCACCGGCGCCACGGTGACCACCAGCGGGATGCCGTTGATCGACACCTCCGGGGGCAGTACGACCACGAGCGGCGGGACCACCACCGGCGGTGGGGGCGCGGGGAATCCGGTCATCATTCCCACCTCGGAACCACAGGCGAACCGATGA